In the Candidatus Lernaella stagnicola genome, one interval contains:
- a CDS encoding right-handed parallel beta-helix repeat-containing protein: MRFPIFVAVILTLCCPALAAAQLAVSADFYVAPDGDDVGDGSRDEPFATPARAQQAVRELVAAGLDHAVLVYFREGIYPFDAPLAFDVTDSGSEQYGVTYAAYPGEEVSFNGGARLLAEWFAPVTDAAILDRLLPEARDEVLVVDLPAHGVTDYGELFRRGFNFDNGPLDDDTPPAGLEIFVNGRPLQLARYPNDEYLRVAAAPGGPETLQFRYSGDRPDRWTEAADPWFYGHWNAFWADCFFPVQSIDTATRTVNIKPISEEEIERWGWNEGDAWGNYGIEPSRPYFALNLLEEIDVPGEWYLDREEGLLYVYPTADFATADIFVSLADELLQLDGAAHLTFENLTFEVVRNMHFKVSDGVDVAFHRCTFRDAGSAVGRVIGEASGIDSSHIYGIGGTVVGLKGGDRYDLIEAENYLTNSHIHDYAFYARMGTMAVNVRGVGQIVAHNLIHDAPHMAVLFKENEHTIESNEIFNLCWDADDAGTIYVGRDWGARGTEIRHNFIHHINSSLHPWQFGELVAEGVHGVYLDDTSCGNYTVGNVFYEVDKRGVMIGGGRDNVVENNIMANMNSALFIDRRGLARTPEQNESLWNKLVPYNVTEPPWSTYYPELAAMYDDPTPYEPDNNHVNRNMAHERLFWVEQGFWGSSVWEVLMGLPLSFLIFEDNLPNVEDPGFVDEANLDLSLRPDSPAYTIPGWEEIPFSEIGLILTPPELEIALASDKAAVIQVRGITDPWASIASATLDGRDVAASLTVASNGMIRGTIDLSEVSQSPVVLEVVVADPKGRTSDAGFSNELDVPVGDDDDTNSDDDADDDTNGDDDAVDDDASGDDDDAFGDDDNDDDAGCGC; this comes from the coding sequence ATGAGATTTCCGATTTTTGTTGCGGTGATTTTGACTCTTTGTTGCCCGGCGCTCGCTGCGGCGCAGCTTGCGGTGTCGGCGGATTTCTACGTCGCGCCGGACGGCGACGACGTCGGCGACGGTAGCCGTGACGAGCCTTTCGCCACACCGGCACGCGCGCAACAAGCCGTGCGGGAATTGGTTGCCGCCGGCCTCGACCACGCGGTGCTCGTCTATTTTCGAGAGGGCATCTATCCCTTCGACGCGCCGTTGGCCTTCGACGTAACCGACTCAGGCTCCGAGCAATACGGGGTTACCTACGCGGCGTATCCCGGCGAGGAAGTCTCGTTCAACGGTGGCGCGCGGCTGCTTGCCGAGTGGTTCGCGCCGGTGACGGACGCGGCGATCCTCGACCGCCTCTTGCCCGAAGCGCGCGACGAAGTGCTGGTCGTGGATTTGCCCGCGCATGGCGTTACCGATTACGGCGAACTGTTTCGCCGCGGTTTCAATTTCGATAACGGGCCGCTCGATGACGACACGCCGCCCGCGGGTTTGGAGATATTCGTCAACGGCCGGCCTTTGCAGCTCGCCCGCTATCCGAACGACGAATACCTGCGTGTGGCCGCAGCGCCCGGCGGGCCGGAGACATTGCAATTTCGGTATTCCGGTGACCGCCCCGACCGCTGGACCGAAGCGGCGGACCCCTGGTTCTACGGCCATTGGAACGCGTTTTGGGCGGATTGTTTCTTCCCGGTCCAGAGCATTGATACCGCCACGCGCACCGTGAATATCAAGCCGATCAGCGAAGAGGAAATCGAGCGGTGGGGCTGGAACGAAGGCGACGCCTGGGGCAACTACGGCATCGAGCCCTCGCGGCCGTATTTCGCGTTGAACCTGCTGGAAGAAATCGACGTGCCGGGCGAGTGGTACTTGGATCGTGAAGAGGGGCTGCTCTATGTGTACCCGACCGCTGATTTTGCGACGGCGGATATTTTCGTTTCGCTCGCGGACGAACTGCTGCAACTGGACGGCGCGGCGCATCTGACGTTCGAGAACCTCACCTTCGAAGTCGTGCGCAATATGCATTTCAAAGTGTCCGACGGCGTGGATGTCGCGTTTCACCGCTGCACCTTCCGCGACGCGGGTTCCGCCGTGGGCCGCGTCATCGGTGAGGCCAGCGGCATCGACAGCAGCCATATCTACGGCATCGGCGGGACGGTCGTGGGTCTCAAGGGCGGCGATCGCTACGACTTGATCGAAGCCGAAAACTATCTGACCAATTCCCACATTCACGACTACGCGTTCTATGCCCGCATGGGCACGATGGCCGTCAACGTCCGCGGTGTCGGGCAGATCGTGGCACACAACTTGATTCACGACGCGCCCCACATGGCGGTTCTGTTCAAGGAAAACGAGCATACCATCGAGAGCAACGAGATTTTCAATCTGTGCTGGGACGCCGACGACGCCGGGACGATCTACGTTGGGCGCGATTGGGGCGCGCGCGGCACGGAAATCCGCCATAACTTCATTCACCACATCAACAGCAGCCTGCACCCGTGGCAGTTCGGCGAATTGGTGGCCGAGGGCGTGCATGGCGTCTACCTCGACGACACGTCGTGCGGCAACTACACCGTCGGCAACGTGTTCTACGAAGTGGACAAACGCGGCGTGATGATCGGCGGCGGCCGCGATAACGTCGTGGAAAACAACATCATGGCCAACATGAACAGCGCCTTGTTTATCGACCGGCGCGGGCTGGCGCGAACGCCGGAGCAGAACGAATCGTTGTGGAACAAGCTCGTGCCCTACAACGTCACCGAGCCGCCGTGGAGCACGTACTATCCCGAGTTGGCGGCGATGTACGACGACCCGACGCCCTACGAACCCGACAACAACCACGTCAACCGCAACATGGCGCACGAGCGACTGTTCTGGGTCGAGCAGGGGTTCTGGGGCAGCAGCGTGTGGGAAGTGCTGATGGGGCTGCCGCTGAGTTTCCTGATTTTCGAGGACAACCTGCCGAATGTGGAAGACCCGGGCTTCGTCGATGAGGCGAACTTGGATTTGAGTTTGCGGCCCGATTCGCCCGCGTACACCATCCCCGGCTGGGAGGAAATTCCTTTCTCCGAGATCGGCTTGATTCTTACGCCGCCGGAACTGGAGATCGCGCTCGCCTCCGACAAGGCCGCCGTGATCCAAGTGCGCGGCATTACCGACCCGTGGGCGTCGATTGCCTCGGCAACCCTCGACGGCCGGGACGTGGCGGCTTCGTTGACGGTCGCCTCCAACGGCATGATCCGTGGGACGATCGATCTTTCCGAGGTGAGCCAGTCGCCGGTCGTGTTGGAGGTGGTCGTGGCCGACCCGAAAGGCCGCACATCCGATGCCGGTTTCTCGAACGAACTTGACGTGCCGGTCGGCGATGATGACGATACAAACAGTGACGACGACGCCGATGACGACACAAACGGTGACGACGACGCCGTCGATGACGACGCATCCGGTGACGACGACGACGCATTCGGCGACGACGACAATGACGACGACGCCGGCTGTGGTTGCTAA
- a CDS encoding DUF1566 domain-containing protein translates to MTAARIETSGGDRFHKTEYRSIADAATGLEWFVGPDRNTTVGQARDFAASLKAGGHQDWRLPNVRELRTIWTPGAGPKNLPPPFAVGGELIWTGELSVFGYVYLRLVNGTLGFDTLARRKHGFRALAVRGPALIDPYAVSP, encoded by the coding sequence ATGACCGCAGCGCGTATCGAGACCTCCGGCGGGGACCGTTTTCATAAAACCGAGTACCGTTCGATTGCCGATGCGGCTACCGGGCTGGAATGGTTCGTCGGCCCAGACCGCAACACCACGGTCGGCCAGGCGCGCGATTTTGCGGCATCGTTGAAGGCAGGCGGCCACCAAGACTGGCGACTGCCAAACGTGCGTGAACTGCGGACGATCTGGACGCCCGGCGCCGGTCCGAAAAATCTGCCGCCGCCCTTCGCGGTTGGGGGCGAGTTGATCTGGACGGGGGAACTATCCGTCTTCGGCTACGTCTACCTGCGATTGGTCAACGGAACGCTCGGTTTCGACACGTTGGCACGCCGCAAGCACGGTTTCCGCGCGTTGGCGGTACGCGGCCCAGCGTTGATCGATCCCTACGCCGTCAGTCCCTGA